One genomic window of Mycteria americana isolate JAX WOST 10 ecotype Jacksonville Zoo and Gardens chromosome 6, USCA_MyAme_1.0, whole genome shotgun sequence includes the following:
- the IKZF5 gene encoding zinc finger protein Pegasus, with the protein MGEKKPEPLDFVKDFQEYLTQQTHHVNMISGSVSGDKEAETLQGAGTEGDQNGLDHPSVEVSLDENSGMLVDGFERTFDGKLKCRYCNYASKGTARLIEHIRIHTGEKPHRCHLCPFASAYERHLEAHMRSHTGEKPYKCELCSFRCSDRSNLSHHRRRKHKMVPIKGTRSSLSSKKMWGVLQKKTSNLGYSRRALINLSPPSMVVQKPDYLNDFTHEIPNIQTEAYESMSKTTQSSGLPRDPQDLMVDNPLNQLSTLAGQLSSLPPENQNPASPDVVSCQDEKPFMIQQPAAPAVVSAVSANIPQSSSPTSPDPRPTHNQRNYSPVAGPSSDRSAHTSTPSISNSQPSTPAPTLPVQDPQLLHHCQHCDMYFADNILYTIHMGCHGFENPFQCNICGCKCKNKYDFACHFARGQHSQH; encoded by the exons ATGGGTGAAAAGAAGCCAGAACCTTTGGACTTTGTAAAAGATTTTCAGGAATATCTTACACAGCAGACTCACCATGTAAATATGATTTCTGGATCAGTTAGTGGAGACAAGGAAGCAGAGACTCTTCAGGGAG CTGGGACAGAAGGTGATCAGAATGGTCTGGATCATCCTTCTGTTGAAGTTTCACTGGATGAAAACTCAGGAATGCTAGTGGATGGGTTTGAAAGGACATTTGATGGAAAGTTGAAGTGTCGATACTGCAACTATGCCAGCAAAGGAACAGCACGGCTCATAGAGCATATCAGAATTCATACAG GTGAGAAGCCACACAGATGCCATTTGTGTCCATTTGCATCAGCTTATGAACGTCATCTGGAAGCTCACATGCGATCGCATACTGGTGAAAAACCATACAAATGTGAATTGTGTTCCTTTCGCTGCAGTGACAGAAGCAACTTATCTCACCACCGCAGGCGCAAACATAAAATGGTGCCTATCAAGGGTACAAGGTCTTCCCTAAGCAGCAAGAAAATGTGGGGGGTCTTGCAGAAGAAGACCAGCAATTTGGGGTACAGCAGAAGAGCATTAATTAATTTGAGTCCACCTTCCATGGTGGTTCAGAAACCAGACTACCTTAATGATTTCACTCATGAAATCCCAAATATCCAGACTGAAGCCTATGAGAGCATGTCAAAAACAACCCAGAGCAGCGGGTTGCCTAGAGATCCACAAGACCTCATGGTAGATAATCCTTTAAACCAGCTCTCTACGTTAGCCGGACAGTTATCTAGCTTGCCACCTGAAAACCAAAATCCAGCATCTCCTGATGTTGTTTCCTGTCAAGATGAAAAGCCTTTCATGAtacagcagcctgctgcaccTGCAGTAGTTTCAGCTGTGTCAGCAAATATTCCTCAAAGTTCATCTCCAACCAGCCCAGATCCTCGGCCTACACACAATCAAAGGAACTATAGTCCTGTGGCAGGTCCCAGCAGTGATCGCAGTGCCCACACCAGTACTCCCAGCATAAGTAACAGTCAACCAAGTACTCCAGCTCCAACCCTTCCGGTTCAGGACCCTCAGCTTCTGCATCACTGCCAACACTGTGACATGTACTTTGCGGACAATATCCTTTATACTATTCACATGGGATGTCATGGAtttgaaaatccttttcagtGCAACATATGTGGGTGTAAGTGTAAAAATAAGTATGACTTCGCTTGCCATTTTGCAAGAGGCCAACATAGTCAACATTGA